A single genomic interval of Oreochromis aureus strain Israel breed Guangdong linkage group 12, ZZ_aureus, whole genome shotgun sequence harbors:
- the pcna gene encoding proliferating cell nuclear antigen, which translates to MFEARLVQGSILKKVLEALKDLITEACWDVSSSGISLQSMDSSHVSLVQLTLRHDGFDSYRCDRNLAMGVNLSSMSKILKCAGNEDIITLRAEDNADTLALVFETLNQEKVSDYEMKLMDLDVEQLGIPEQEYSCVVKMPSGEFARICRDLSQIGDAVMISCAKDGVKFSASGELGTGNIKLSQTSNVDKEDEAVTIEMNEPVQLIFALNYLNFFTKATPLSKTVTLSMSADIPLVVEYKIADMGHIKYYLAPKIDEEAS; encoded by the exons ATGTTCGAGGCTCGCCTGGTCCAGGGCTCCATCCTGAAGAAGGTGCTGGAGGCTCTGAAGGATCTGATCACAGAAGCCTGCTGGGACGTCAGCTCGTCCGGCATCTCCCTGCAGAGCATGGACTCCTCTCACGTCTCCCTGGTGCAGCTCACCCTGCGGCACGATGGCTTCGACTCGTACCGCTGCGATAGGAACCTCGCCATGGGAGTCAACCTGAGCAG TATGTCAAAAATCTTGAAGTGTGCCGGAAATGAAGACATCATCACCCTCAGAGCAGAAGACAATGCAGACACGCTCGCTCTCGTCTTTGAGACTCTCA ACCAGGAGAAGGTGTCAGATTATGAGATGAAGCTGATGGACCTGGATGTGGAGCAGCTTGGTATTCCG GAACAGGAGTACAGCTGTGTGGTGAAGATGCCCTCCGGGGAGTTCGCTCGCATCTGCCGTGACCTTTCACAGATCGGCGACGCCGTCATGATCTCCTGCGCCAAGGATGGAGTCAAGTTCTCCGCCTCAGGCGAGCTGGGCACAGGAAACATCAAGCTGTCCCAGACCAGCAATGTGGACAAAGAGGACGAGGCT GTTACAATTGAGATGAATGAGCCCGTCCAGCTGATATTTGCCCTCAACTACCTGAACTTCTTCACCAAGGCCACGCCGCTCTCCAAGACCGTCACCCTCAGCATGTCCGCTGATATCCCCCTGG TGGTGGAGTACAAGATTGCTGACATGGGGCACATCAAATACTACCTGGCACCGAAGATCGATGAGGAGGCTTCTTAA
- the zgc:152830 gene encoding putative aminopeptidase W07G4.4, which yields MCTSVQPIQWTSDLRNQNFDGIVLVTQSHESLPSELESLKAPLQDYSAVDSGLGEQVVVIKVPGLPGNRLVFASTGPVNRDYDDIRRFSDAAVNGIQRALKAGMQRPLLVCPPHADYKNNTLVAALGALHALYMPLEVRESNVKKNDHKVCVLGLWAAEEARGTKLVELANALESGRLAYRDIGGSDPERMAAPRVADYVQELFKDSPVNVEVVSDLRTLEKEYPCLAAVNRCANSVPRHQARVIKLQYCGEGPIEKTLMLVGKGITYDTGGADIKAGGVMAGMHRDKCGAAAVAGFFQIVAQLKPQHLKVVGVMAMVRNSVGADCYVADELVVSRAGRRVRVGNTDAEGRMVMVDLLCEMKEKAVNEVSPQLFTIATLTGHAIRAMGPNYSIIMDNGPAHRSGNAAQWQKAGEVLGDLFEVSTIRREDYEFHKGQSEYEDILQCNNLPSSATPRGHQTPAAFLIMASGLDKHGVDSEAPLPYSHVDIAGSSGPFPGVPTGAPIITMATNYILSDL from the exons ATGTGCACCAG CGTCCAGCCCATCCAATGGACGAGCGACCTCAGGAACCAGAA ttttgatGGCATCGTCTTAGTGACCCAGAGCCATGAATCCCTGCCCTCTGAACTCGAGTCCCTGAAAGCCCCGCTGCAGGACTACAGTGCT GTGGACAGCGGTCTGGGGGAGCAGGTGGTGGTCATCAAGGTCCCTGGCCTTCCTGGTAACCGCTTGGTGTTTGCCTCAACCGGCCCCGTAAACCGCGACTACGATGACATCAGGCGCTTCAGTGATGCAGCAGTCAACGGGATCCAGCG TGCCTTAAAAGCTGGCAtgcagcgccccctgctggtgtGCCCTCCACACGCAGACTACAAGAACAACACCTTGGTGGCTGCACTCGGAGCCCTTCATGCACTCTACATG CCTCTTGAAGTGAGAGAGAGCAACgtgaaaaaaaatgaccacAAGGTGTGTGTTCTGGGACTGTGGGCAGCGGAAGAGGCTCGGGGAACAAAGCTGGTGGAGCTCGCTAATGCTCTGGAGAGTGGGAG ACTGGCGTACCGTGACATCGGGGGATCAGACCCTGAACGTATGGCTGCTCCTCGTGTGGCTGATTACGTCCAGGAACTCTTTAAAGACAGCCCTGTGAAC GTTGAAGTGGTGAGCGACCTGAGGACTCTGGAGAAAGAGTACCCGTGTCTGGCTGCGGTCAACCGCTGTGCCAACA gTGTACCCCGTCACCAGGCCCGAGTCATCAAACTGCAGTACTGCGGAGAGGGGCCGATCGAAAAGACGCTCATGTTGGTGGGAAAG GGTATCACCTACGACACTGGTGGAGCAGACATCAAGGCTGGTGGCGTCATGGCCGGGATGCACAGGGACAAGTGTGGAGCTGCTGCTGTCGCTGGCTTCTTCCAG ATCGTAGCCCAGCTGAAGCCACAGCACCTGAAGGTTGTTGGTGTGATGGCCATGGTGAGGAACAGCGTGGGTGCAG ATTGCTACGTGGCGGATGAGCTGGTGGTTTCCCGTGCGGGTCGTAGAGTGAGAGTGGGAAACACTGATGCCGAGGGTCGTATGGTGATGGTCGACCTGCTCTGCGAGATGAAGGAGAAG GCAGTAAATGAAGTTTCTCCTCAGCTGTTTACTATCGCCACTCTGACTGGTCACGCCATCAGAGCCATGGGACCCAACTACTCT ATCATCATGGATAACGGGCCGGCCCATCGCAGCGGGAACGCTGCTCAGTGGCAGAAAG CCGGAGAGGTGCTGGGCGATTTGTTTGAGGTGTCTACTATCAGGCGCGAGGACTATGAGTTCCACAAGGGCCAGTCTGAGTATGAGGACATCCTGCAGTGCAACAACCTGCCGTCCTCTGCTACACCTAGAGGACATCAGACACCTGCAGCTTTCCTCATCATGGCTTCAGGACTCGACAAG CACGGTGTGGATTCTGAAGCCCCTCTGCCGTACTCCCACGTTGACATCGCCGGGTCCAGCGGTCCTTTCCCAGGTGTACCAACAGGAGCCCCAatcatcaccatggcaaccaacTACATACTCTCTGATCTCTAA
- the fahd2a gene encoding fumarylacetoacetate hydrolase domain-containing protein 2A isoform X1: protein MVKTTKHQNEMRLPLRSFCIFRSVIARGQAVAVQSRGLSGAAMRLVQFRHRGEGASVRVGVEQGEGHSVVDLKAFDPSMPSTMRELLELGDKGLECAQRALASGKCVVDRADIQLLSPVTGPEKVVCVGMNYRDHCLEQNAPIPKEPIIFSKFPSAITGPYDDIILPSESQEVDWEVELAFVIGRRGKHIKEEDALSYVAGFTVANDVSARDWQMKRNGKQWLLGKTFDSFCPLGPALVTTDTVTDPHNLSIRCLVNGDTVQNSNTDQIIFKTAALVAWVSKFVTLIPGDVFLTGTPPGVGAFRKPPIFLKKGDVVECQIEQLGSIINKVV, encoded by the exons atggtcaagacgaccaagcatcagaatgag ATGAGACTTCCTCTTCGCTCCTTTTGCATCTTCAGGAGTGTAATCGCTCGGGGGCAAGCTGTGGCCGTGCAGAGCCGAGGACTGAGCGGTGCAGCGATGCGTCTGGTGCAGTTTCGACATCGTGGTGAAGGAGCAAGCGTCAGGGTGGGAGTGGAGCAAGGTGAGGGGCACAGTGTGGTGGATCTGAAGGCATTTGACCCCTCGATGCCGTCAACAATGAGAGAGCTTCTGGAGCTGGGAGACAAGGGCCTGGAGTGCGCACAGAG AGCTTTGGCGTCCGGTAAGTGTGTGGTAGACCGAGCAGACATCCAGCTGCTGTCTCCAGTGACGGGTCCAGAGAAGGTGGTATGTGTGGGTATGAACTACCGCGACCACTGCCTGGAACAAAATGCTCCAATCCCCAAAGAACCAATCATCTTCAGCAAGTTTCCCAGCGCCATTACAGGGCCGTACGATGACATCATACTGCCCTCTGAGAGCCAG GAGGTGGACTGGGAGGTGGAGTTGGCCTTTGTGATAGGACGAAGAGGAAAACACATCAAG GAGGAAGACGCTCTGTCCTACGTGGCCGGGTTCACCGTGGCCAATGACGTCAGCGCTCGTGACTGGCAGATGAAGCGTAACGGGAAGCAGTGGCTTCTAGGAAAGACATTTGACAGCTTCTGTCCTCTCGGCCCGGCTTTAGTAACCACTGACACCGTGACAG ATCCTCATAACTTGAGCATCCGCTGCCTGGTTAATGGAGACACGGTCCAGAACAGCAACACGGATCAGATCATCTTCAAGACAGCAGCGCTTGTCGCTTGGGTCTCAAA GTTTGTGACATTGATTCCAGGCGATGTGTTTCTGACAGGAACTCCTCCAGGCGTGGGTGCATTTAGAAAGCCGCCCATCTTTCTCAAG aaaGGGGACGTGGTGGAGTGCCAGATAGAACAATTAGGTTCTATAATCAACAAAGTGGTGTAA
- the fahd2a gene encoding fumarylacetoacetate hydrolase domain-containing protein 2A isoform X2 yields the protein MRLPLRSFCIFRSVIARGQAVAVQSRGLSGAAMRLVQFRHRGEGASVRVGVEQGEGHSVVDLKAFDPSMPSTMRELLELGDKGLECAQRALASGKCVVDRADIQLLSPVTGPEKVVCVGMNYRDHCLEQNAPIPKEPIIFSKFPSAITGPYDDIILPSESQEVDWEVELAFVIGRRGKHIKEEDALSYVAGFTVANDVSARDWQMKRNGKQWLLGKTFDSFCPLGPALVTTDTVTDPHNLSIRCLVNGDTVQNSNTDQIIFKTAALVAWVSKFVTLIPGDVFLTGTPPGVGAFRKPPIFLKKGDVVECQIEQLGSIINKVV from the exons ATGAGACTTCCTCTTCGCTCCTTTTGCATCTTCAGGAGTGTAATCGCTCGGGGGCAAGCTGTGGCCGTGCAGAGCCGAGGACTGAGCGGTGCAGCGATGCGTCTGGTGCAGTTTCGACATCGTGGTGAAGGAGCAAGCGTCAGGGTGGGAGTGGAGCAAGGTGAGGGGCACAGTGTGGTGGATCTGAAGGCATTTGACCCCTCGATGCCGTCAACAATGAGAGAGCTTCTGGAGCTGGGAGACAAGGGCCTGGAGTGCGCACAGAG AGCTTTGGCGTCCGGTAAGTGTGTGGTAGACCGAGCAGACATCCAGCTGCTGTCTCCAGTGACGGGTCCAGAGAAGGTGGTATGTGTGGGTATGAACTACCGCGACCACTGCCTGGAACAAAATGCTCCAATCCCCAAAGAACCAATCATCTTCAGCAAGTTTCCCAGCGCCATTACAGGGCCGTACGATGACATCATACTGCCCTCTGAGAGCCAG GAGGTGGACTGGGAGGTGGAGTTGGCCTTTGTGATAGGACGAAGAGGAAAACACATCAAG GAGGAAGACGCTCTGTCCTACGTGGCCGGGTTCACCGTGGCCAATGACGTCAGCGCTCGTGACTGGCAGATGAAGCGTAACGGGAAGCAGTGGCTTCTAGGAAAGACATTTGACAGCTTCTGTCCTCTCGGCCCGGCTTTAGTAACCACTGACACCGTGACAG ATCCTCATAACTTGAGCATCCGCTGCCTGGTTAATGGAGACACGGTCCAGAACAGCAACACGGATCAGATCATCTTCAAGACAGCAGCGCTTGTCGCTTGGGTCTCAAA GTTTGTGACATTGATTCCAGGCGATGTGTTTCTGACAGGAACTCCTCCAGGCGTGGGTGCATTTAGAAAGCCGCCCATCTTTCTCAAG aaaGGGGACGTGGTGGAGTGCCAGATAGAACAATTAGGTTCTATAATCAACAAAGTGGTGTAA